TCTGTGACTCGTTTTGCAAGAGCTCTGCGCGAAATCGGCCTTGCAGCGGGCGAACCCCCAGCGAGGGCGGGCTTTACTCCCTCTGTATTTGCAACTCTTCCGAAGCTTCTCGAGCGTTCGGGCAACTCGGAAAAAGGCTCTATCACCGCTTTCTATACAGTTCTCGTTGCCGGCGATGATATCAATGAGCCTGTTTCCGATGAGACGCGTTCGATCTTAGACGGTCACATCATCCTTTCGAGCGATCTCGCTCGCCAATACCACTACCCTGCGATCGACGTACTAGGCTCTATTAGTCGTATCCTAACGCATATCACCGACAAGGAGCATCAGCAGTTCATTGGAAAGGTGCGCGAAGTGCTCGCTCACTATAAAAAGAACGAACTGCTCATCCGAATTGGTGAATATAAGCCTGGTTCTGACAAGGGAGCCGATTTTGCGATTAAATACATCGACAAGGTCAACCGCTTCTTGAAACAGCAGGTCGACGAGATCTCTTCGTTTGAAGAGACCGTTCAACAGCTTAAAGCCCTATTCCGATAAGCTTTTACCAAGAGTCTAAATAGAGTGTCTGAAGCTCAATATCCCCTTGAACAGCTAGTTATTATTAAGCAGAAAAAGCTGGAAGAAGCAGAAAAAGTTCTGCGCGACAAGAAAAATGCTCTTCTCAAAGAAGAGGAGAAACTGGCAAAAGTGGAAGAAGAGCGCAATCAGGTGAAAGACCATAAGCACGCCAAGCTCACACAGCTCAGAGAGGTGCTGGATGCGGGGACAACGAGCGACAAGATCGTGCAGATGCGTGGATACCTGAAACTCGTCGACGAGCAGCTTAAACAGAAAGAGCAGAAAGTAAAAGAGCAGAAGAAGAATGTAGAAGCTGCGGAAAAGCAGGTGGAAATTGCCCGCCAGGATATGGTGAAAAGGCAGCAGGATATCGAAAAGCTAGCTTCTCACCGTAAAGAGTGGGATAAAGAGACGCTTAAAGCTATGGAGCATAAGGAGTCGCTGGAAGGCGATGAGATGGGCTCTGCAATGCATACGATAAGAAAAAAAGAGAGAAACCGAAAGGGTTCTCAAGACTCTAAAAAGAAAAAATAGACATGCCAGACGTGACAAGAGTATCAGGCCCCTCACCACAAGAGCCCGGAAGAAAAGATAAAGCCTCTGCTGCTGACGCGCAGAAGTTTCAAGAGCTCATGAAATCGCGCAAGGTGGGCGAGGTTGATGAGGAGCAGAAAAAGGGTCGCAAGCGCAAGGATGAGTCGGAAGCAGAAGCTGAAGCCGACACAGAAGGCGTAGTTTCAGCTCAGCCCGATGCCACTTTAAAAGGAGCTCCATCGCCGTTTACTCCTGAAAAAGGCGTAGGCAAGGTGGGCGGTGCACTGAAAGCGCAAGCGAGCGAGGCGGCTCCTGAATCCCAGAGGCCCTCTCTTACCTCTCCAGCTGCAGCTCCTCTTCCCTCAACAACAGACGACGACTCTTTTTTAAGCAATCTTCCGGCCGCTGCGCCAAGAGCGAATATAGAGACATCGCCCCTTCCTCCCTCTTCCTACGAAGAAGCACCTGAAGAGCCCATCCAAGAAACATATGGAGATAGGAGTAAAGAGGCTCAGCTCTCTCAAGAGCCAGCGAAAGAAGCTCCCCGTCAAGCAGAGAAGGCCACAGAGGCCAAAAAGAGAGAGATCAAGAGTTATAAAGAGATCGAAAAGAGCGTCGAATCGAAAGCGAAAACAGAGGAAGAAGTTCTCCAGAAGGAAGCTGAACAGCTCCAGAAGGGAGAGAGCACAGCCCGCGACGCGGAACAAGACGCCTTTTTTCAAGGGATAACAAAAGATCAGAGACAAAAGATGGAGGAGGAGGCTCAAGCAGGACGCACCGGAGTCTCTTCAGCAGCTCCAGCAGAAGGCGGAAAGGGGCGCAAGGAGGAGAAGAAGATCGACGAGGTCTCAGCTTCAACGGGCGCTCAGAGCGGCGCTCAGGCTCCTCTACCCGACAATATTCAACCTCTCACACCAACAGCCCCCACCTCTTACGCCTATCTCCATCCCCAAGTGCTCGATATGTTTGAGAGGATGGTCGGTGTAATGACCGTGATGTCAAATGCAGGCATCTCAGAGACAACGCTTACTCTCAATGCGCCTCAATACCAGAACTCTGTCTTCTTCGGCGCTCAGATCATCATCAAAGAGTATGCGACAGCGCAGAAGTCATTTAACATTCAGCTGATCGGAAGCCCACAAGGGGTTGCTCTTTTTCAGGCAAACATCGATGATCTTATGGCGGCCTTCCAAGGTGGAAAGTACAACTTTAAAGTAAATCGCATAGAAACTGCGCTCTCATCCGAAAAACCCCTCTTTCATAGAAAAGAGGGTGTAGGTAAAGATGAAAAAGAGCGTGACTCGAATAAATAATAATCGAACTGGCATATGAGATCTGAAACAACTCTGTGGATTAAAAGGATCGAAGAAGCGATCGAAGAGGCGAAGCTCATCCCTCTTTGGGGAGCTCCTCCCGTCTTCCCATGGAAGGAATTTACCCGCGCGCTTAGCGAGACGCTCTCTCTTCCAGAACTCAGAGTTCGCGTCGTCAAGAGCGAGTGGAAAAAAACCGAGGGCTTTCTGGTTGGCCTAGGAGAGAATCCACACATCTCGAGCATTGAGCTCTCCCCAATTTCTGAAGTTGCATTCATCGCTATCTCGTCAGAAGATCTAGATAAGTTCACCTCAGCTTGTCTCACAAAAACTCAAGACTCCCGAAGCTTTTCCCATCCAGATTTTCAAGAGGGATTCTT
The Chlamydiales bacterium genome window above contains:
- a CDS encoding type III secretion T3S chaperone — protein: MSEAQYPLEQLVIIKQKKLEEAEKVLRDKKNALLKEEEKLAKVEEERNQVKDHKHAKLTQLREVLDAGTTSDKIVQMRGYLKLVDEQLKQKEQKVKEQKKNVEAAEKQVEIARQDMVKRQQDIEKLASHRKEWDKETLKAMEHKESLEGDEMGSAMHTIRKKERNRKGSQDSKKKK